From Paracoccus suum, the proteins below share one genomic window:
- a CDS encoding TRAP transporter small permease subunit, whose translation MSRPLAFATQLARAAALAGGAVLLALIAMTCATIAGRIELWLSGQWPQLGWLAGLRPIRGDYELVEMGTAIAVACFLPWCQIARGHARVDLFGRRLPAWLDMLWDLLMAAAMALLAWRVGAGMMQKLASGESSFLRGIPLWWGYAGVLPGLGLASLAALACAIGRATGDRRG comes from the coding sequence TTGTCCAGACCCCTTGCTTTCGCAACCCAACTCGCCCGTGCGGCCGCCCTTGCAGGCGGCGCGGTGCTGCTGGCGCTGATCGCCATGACCTGCGCCACCATCGCTGGCCGGATCGAGCTATGGCTGTCAGGGCAATGGCCGCAACTCGGCTGGCTGGCCGGGCTGCGGCCGATTCGCGGCGATTATGAGCTGGTGGAGATGGGCACGGCCATCGCCGTCGCCTGTTTCCTGCCCTGGTGCCAGATCGCGCGCGGGCACGCCCGGGTCGATCTGTTCGGCCGCAGGTTGCCGGCCTGGCTCGACATGCTTTGGGATCTGCTGATGGCGGCCGCGATGGCGCTGCTCGCCTGGCGGGTCGGGGCCGGCATGATGCAGAAACTGGCCTCGGGCGAGTCCAGCTTTCTGCGCGGCATTCCCCTCTGGTGGGGCTATGCGGGGGTGCTGCCGGGCCTCGGTCTTGCCAGCCTCGCTGCGCTGGCCTGCGCGATCGGCCGCGCCACCGGGGACCGGCGAGGATGA
- a CDS encoding antibiotic biosynthesis monooxygenase family protein → MPQIRQDFDGQTVICTFEVTPGSAHDVLDLLQAAYAEVISHQPGYISGAIHLNDAQTRICTYSQWGARSDYQAMLRTGEMRQRNRAIHGLVRGFEPVMYEVASVVASPGANT, encoded by the coding sequence ATGCCGCAGATCCGCCAGGACTTTGACGGGCAGACCGTCATCTGCACCTTCGAGGTGACGCCCGGCAGCGCCCATGATGTGCTGGACCTGCTGCAGGCCGCCTATGCCGAGGTCATCAGCCACCAGCCCGGCTATATCTCGGGCGCGATTCATCTGAACGATGCCCAGACCCGGATCTGCACCTATTCGCAATGGGGCGCGCGGTCGGATTATCAGGCCATGCTGCGCACGGGCGAGATGCGCCAGCGCAACCGCGCGATCCACGGATTGGTGCGCGGGTTCGAGCCGGTGATGTACGAGGTCGCCAGCGTGGTCGCCTCGCCCGGTGCAAATACCTGA
- a CDS encoding I78 family peptidase inhibitor, which translates to MNFARPAALAAILLAAACTMDDTDGSSSANPGDPVVVAPGETTIPAPEAQPKPGAPVVVPPGAEPGAAKEDTCGANAFQQYVGQKSPQITVPAGTAVRHFRTGDPLTRDLRLDRMNFEFDRAGKLVAVTCG; encoded by the coding sequence ATGAACTTTGCCCGCCCCGCCGCCCTCGCGGCAATCTTGCTTGCGGCAGCTTGCACCATGGACGACACGGACGGCAGCAGCAGCGCCAACCCGGGCGATCCCGTAGTTGTCGCCCCGGGCGAGACGACCATCCCAGCGCCGGAGGCCCAGCCCAAGCCGGGCGCGCCGGTCGTGGTCCCGCCGGGCGCCGAGCCGGGCGCCGCGAAAGAGGACACCTGCGGCGCGAACGCGTTCCAGCAGTATGTTGGGCAGAAATCCCCGCAGATCACGGTCCCGGCTGGCACCGCCGTCCGCCATTTCCGCACCGGCGATCCGCTGACCCGGGACCTGCGGCTAGACCGCATGAACTTCGAGTTCGACCGCGCCGGCAAGCTGGTTGCAGTCACCTGCGGATAA
- a CDS encoding rhodanese-like domain-containing protein, giving the protein MTLQPIASLGAAAAFAATMLAAGPALAQTAPAAPAPETAAPAATGAAAGDAAVPAAPAAANDSQAPAAVPGDVATPPVDPAAPAPAASAPAAADAAATSAPATAGDAASAAAAVRVGITAKMAEATYTTPQGEEVTISRDQTEGAKLEGDWALTGHDCPPFCIQPISPAPGVATIGELELIEAMKAGETTLVDGRTPDWYAGGTIPGAINIPYTQAVERLAELGCEPDFDGKFDCSSAHNVIMFCNGAWCGQSPTAIRAMIGAGYPPEKIHYYRGGVLEWRLLGLTVAGGKSADAAAPAGGVPADAAATDAATFPAAAPAADAASAPAAASTAPAPAN; this is encoded by the coding sequence ATGACACTGCAACCTATTGCCAGTCTTGGCGCCGCCGCGGCGTTTGCGGCGACGATGTTGGCCGCCGGGCCGGCTTTGGCCCAGACCGCCCCGGCCGCGCCTGCGCCTGAAACGGCCGCACCCGCAGCGACTGGCGCGGCCGCGGGTGATGCAGCGGTCCCGGCCGCGCCCGCTGCCGCGAATGATTCACAGGCTCCGGCTGCAGTGCCGGGTGATGTAGCGACTCCCCCCGTCGATCCTGCTGCTCCGGCCCCTGCCGCGAGTGCTCCGGCTGCTGCGGATGCAGCGGCCACCTCGGCGCCTGCCACCGCCGGTGATGCAGCCTCTGCTGCGGCCGCCGTTCGGGTCGGCATCACCGCCAAGATGGCCGAGGCCACCTACACCACGCCGCAGGGCGAGGAGGTGACGATCTCGCGCGACCAGACGGAGGGCGCGAAACTGGAGGGCGACTGGGCTCTGACCGGCCACGACTGCCCGCCGTTCTGCATCCAGCCGATCTCACCCGCGCCCGGCGTCGCCACCATCGGCGAGTTGGAGTTGATCGAGGCGATGAAGGCCGGCGAGACCACCCTGGTCGATGGCCGCACGCCCGACTGGTATGCCGGCGGCACCATTCCCGGCGCAATCAACATTCCCTACACTCAGGCAGTCGAGCGTCTGGCCGAACTGGGCTGCGAGCCGGATTTCGACGGCAAGTTCGACTGCAGCAGCGCGCATAACGTCATCATGTTCTGCAACGGCGCCTGGTGCGGCCAGTCACCGACTGCCATCCGCGCCATGATCGGTGCAGGCTATCCGCCCGAAAAGATCCACTATTACCGCGGCGGTGTGCTGGAATGGCGCCTGCTGGGACTGACTGTCGCCGGCGGCAAGTCCGCCGACGCCGCAGCGCCAGCCGGCGGCGTGCCGGCAGACGCGGCAGCGACTGATGCCGCTACCTTTCCGGCAGCAGCGCCGGCGGCAGATGCCGCCAGCGCCCCGGCGGCGGCTTCGACCGCGCCGGCCCCTGCGAACTGA
- a CDS encoding sensor histidine kinase, whose amino-acid sequence MVVLILTLAAVTLWATNHWLTTRFTENTRARADVRSALYSGNVVSELQRTSVVPLLLARDPALMSALEGQEYSTVSARLITAQKEIGASAILLLDSSGRTVGTTLRTNLGQSFVNEPFFVDAMRMRDTTFSVTRNAGSGFAFAYSRAVVGEGGRSLGVIVVGSDLNRLERSWAGISDAVAVTDSEGKIILSTEPRWRNLTLPEALAVRSAPSAIERAFQVTADWTSSPADAYIRGKAVMQTETRVPFRGWRMITFTTYESVRQRVNAILALEIMGFAIVLAGAFYLFSRRALGWSEQYMRESADLRALNARLTREIAERERMARELRVAEQTVQQASKLAVLGEMSAGVSHELNQPLAAMKTYLAGARLLLQRGRSEEALSSFQRIDDLIERMTAITRQLKSFARKGGEAFEAFDMRDAISAALTLVEPQLRARRVKVTRTVPRGSVMVRCDRMRLEQVIINLLTNAIDATRQTPNPTVDMIVSSGSHAVLSVRDNGPGIADLEKLFEPFFTTKKPGEGTGLGLAISSDIVTDFGGRLTAHNAEDGPGAIFEVQLPLHAPRLQRTAAQGERKAAMLRAAE is encoded by the coding sequence ATGGTGGTGCTGATCCTGACGCTGGCGGCGGTCACGTTGTGGGCGACCAACCACTGGCTGACAACGCGGTTCACCGAAAACACCCGGGCCCGCGCCGACGTCCGCTCGGCCCTCTACAGTGGCAACGTGGTCTCGGAATTGCAGCGCACCTCGGTCGTGCCGCTGCTGTTGGCGCGCGACCCGGCGCTGATGTCCGCGCTGGAGGGGCAGGAATACAGCACCGTCTCGGCCCGACTGATCACGGCGCAAAAGGAAATCGGCGCCTCCGCCATCCTGCTGCTCGACTCGTCGGGGCGGACGGTCGGCACCACGCTGCGCACGAACCTGGGGCAGAGCTTCGTGAACGAGCCGTTCTTCGTCGATGCCATGCGGATGCGCGACACCACCTTCAGCGTGACCCGCAACGCTGGCAGCGGCTTTGCCTTCGCCTATTCGCGCGCCGTGGTCGGCGAGGGTGGTCGCAGCCTGGGCGTGATCGTGGTCGGCAGCGACCTCAACCGGTTGGAGCGCAGCTGGGCCGGCATCTCGGACGCGGTCGCGGTGACCGACAGCGAGGGCAAGATCATCCTGTCGACCGAGCCTCGCTGGCGCAACCTGACCCTGCCCGAGGCGCTGGCCGTGCGCAGCGCGCCCTCGGCCATCGAGCGCGCCTTCCAGGTCACGGCCGATTGGACCTCCAGCCCGGCCGATGCCTATATCCGCGGCAAGGCGGTGATGCAGACCGAGACCCGCGTGCCATTTCGCGGCTGGCGCATGATCACCTTCACCACCTATGAATCCGTGCGCCAGCGGGTCAACGCCATCCTGGCGCTGGAAATCATGGGCTTTGCCATCGTCCTCGCCGGGGCGTTCTACCTGTTCTCGCGCCGTGCCCTCGGCTGGTCCGAGCAATACATGCGCGAATCGGCCGACCTGCGCGCGTTAAACGCCCGCCTCACCCGCGAGATCGCCGAGCGCGAGCGCATGGCCCGCGAGTTGCGCGTGGCCGAGCAGACCGTCCAGCAGGCCAGCAAGCTCGCCGTCCTCGGCGAGATGTCGGCCGGCGTCAGCCACGAATTGAACCAGCCGCTCGCGGCAATGAAAACCTATCTGGCGGGCGCCCGGCTGCTGCTGCAGCGCGGCCGCTCTGAGGAGGCACTGTCCAGTTTCCAGCGCATCGACGATCTGATCGAGCGCATGACCGCCATCACGCGCCAACTGAAGAGCTTTGCCCGCAAGGGCGGCGAGGCGTTCGAGGCCTTTGACATGCGCGATGCGATCAGCGCCGCGCTGACCCTGGTCGAGCCGCAGTTGCGCGCGCGCCGCGTCAAGGTCACGCGCACTGTGCCACGCGGCTCGGTCATGGTGCGTTGCGACCGCATGCGGCTGGAGCAGGTGATCATCAACCTGCTGACCAACGCCATCGACGCGACGCGCCAGACGCCGAACCCGACGGTGGACATGATCGTCTCGTCCGGCTCTCACGCGGTTTTGTCGGTGCGTGACAACGGTCCGGGTATCGCCGACCTCGAAAAGCTGTTTGAGCCATTCTTCACCACCAAGAAACCGGGCGAGGGGACGGGGCTGGGGCTTGCGATCTCGTCCGATATCGTGACGGATTTCGGGGGAAGGCTGACGGCGCATAATGCCGAGGACGGGCCCGGCGCCATATTCGAGGTCCAGCTGCCCCTGCACGCGCCGCGCCTGCAGCGCACGGCTGCGCAGGGCGAACGCAAGGCGGCCATGCTGCGGGCCGCGGAATGA
- a CDS encoding TRAP transporter large permease, whose amino-acid sequence MSDMVLGLWSFPLLMALIFLRLPIGLAMLVVGGGGLALLGGPTLPLAKLKTEVWAAFSNYSLSVVPMFLLMGQFATQGGLSGRLFGAAQAFLGHRRGGLGMAAIGACAGFGAICGSSLATAATMGQVALPELKRAGWSGGLATATLAAGGTLGILIPPSVVLVIYAALTEQNIARLFAAAMLPGLLAAFSYALVIRLYLVRHPGEAGTAPRVPWGARWQALGGVWPVLAVFGLVVGGLYGGWFTPTEGAAVGAAGTGLAALAAGRLDRAGLSRALLATAEGTAMVFFIVLGAALYNGFLAFAQVPQGLSGMVAALGMPPYGILALILLGYLLLGCLMDSLSMILLTIPIVFPLVMGLDFGMTSEAQAIWFGILVLIVVEVGLITPPVGMNLFVISALSPETPAAQTWRRAAWFVTADILRVALIAGVPGIALFATGGAR is encoded by the coding sequence ATGAGCGACATGGTCCTCGGCCTCTGGTCGTTCCCCCTGTTGATGGCGCTGATCTTTCTGCGCCTGCCGATCGGCCTTGCGATGCTGGTGGTCGGGGGCGGCGGCCTCGCGTTGCTGGGCGGCCCCACGCTGCCGCTGGCCAAGCTGAAAACCGAGGTCTGGGCCGCGTTCTCGAACTACAGCCTGTCGGTCGTCCCGATGTTCCTGCTGATGGGTCAGTTCGCCACGCAAGGCGGCCTCAGCGGGCGGCTGTTCGGCGCGGCGCAGGCGTTCCTCGGCCATCGTCGCGGCGGGCTGGGGATGGCCGCGATCGGTGCCTGCGCCGGCTTTGGTGCGATCTGCGGCAGTTCGCTCGCGACCGCCGCCACCATGGGCCAGGTCGCCCTGCCAGAGCTGAAGCGTGCCGGCTGGTCCGGGGGCCTCGCCACCGCAACCCTCGCGGCGGGCGGAACCCTCGGCATCCTGATCCCGCCCTCGGTGGTGCTGGTGATCTATGCGGCATTGACCGAGCAGAACATCGCCCGGCTGTTCGCGGCAGCCATGCTGCCGGGGCTGCTGGCTGCGTTCAGCTATGCGTTGGTCATCCGCCTCTACCTGGTCCGCCACCCCGGCGAGGCGGGCACCGCCCCGCGCGTTCCCTGGGGCGCGCGCTGGCAGGCGCTGGGCGGTGTGTGGCCGGTCCTGGCGGTGTTCGGGCTGGTCGTTGGCGGACTTTATGGGGGCTGGTTCACGCCGACCGAGGGCGCTGCGGTGGGCGCGGCCGGGACCGGGCTCGCTGCCCTCGCCGCAGGCCGGCTGGACCGGGCGGGTCTTTCGCGCGCGCTGCTGGCGACGGCCGAGGGCACGGCCATGGTGTTCTTCATCGTGCTCGGCGCCGCGCTCTATAACGGGTTTCTGGCTTTCGCGCAGGTGCCGCAGGGCCTGTCGGGCATGGTCGCGGCGCTGGGCATGCCGCCCTACGGCATCCTGGCGCTGATCTTGCTGGGCTACCTGCTGCTCGGCTGCCTCATGGACAGCCTGTCGATGATCCTGCTCACCATCCCGATCGTTTTTCCGCTGGTGATGGGCCTCGACTTCGGAATGACATCCGAGGCGCAGGCGATCTGGTTCGGCATCCTCGTGCTGATCGTGGTCGAGGTCGGCTTGATCACCCCGCCGGTCGGGATGAACCTGTTCGTCATCTCGGCCCTCTCGCCCGAGACCCCTGCCGCGCAGACCTGGCGCCGCGCGGCATGGTTCGTGACCGCGGACATCCTGCGCGTCGCGCTGATCGCCGGGGTGCCGGGGATCGCGCTTTTCGCAACCGGCGGGGCGCGCTAG
- a CDS encoding TRAP transporter substrate-binding protein: MHSSLTHRARLAAIALIAALTAIPAAAQEVTLKLHQFLPENSFVPAHILTPWADRIEAESGGRIKVERYPSMVLGGKPSDLIDQAIDGQVDVVWTLAGYTPGRFPRAEVVELPFMSRDAVPTSRALWRMAQGWDEFKPVHLLGIWVHGPGVIHSARPVTKLEDMRGLSLRAPSRAASMLLERLRAAPVGLPAPQIMEALSKGVIEGALLPWEVTSSIRVSEVVKNHTEFPDRAVYTAVLMLAMNDARYQALPPDLRAVIDAASGEAFSVAAAKAQQDADAPQREAAIAAGAVVTVLDPAEAARWVEAGEGVIADWSAAARGFDGAAAVAEARAAIDAAATE, from the coding sequence ATGCATTCGTCCCTGACCCATCGCGCCCGGCTCGCCGCCATCGCGCTGATCGCCGCGCTGACCGCAATCCCGGCCGCCGCGCAGGAGGTGACGCTGAAGCTGCACCAGTTCCTGCCGGAAAACAGCTTTGTGCCGGCGCATATCCTAACCCCTTGGGCGGACCGGATCGAGGCCGAGAGCGGCGGGCGCATCAAGGTCGAGCGCTATCCCTCGATGGTGCTGGGCGGCAAGCCGTCGGACCTGATCGACCAGGCCATCGACGGACAGGTCGACGTGGTCTGGACGCTGGCCGGCTACACCCCCGGCCGCTTTCCGCGCGCCGAGGTGGTGGAGCTGCCGTTCATGTCGCGCGACGCCGTGCCCACCAGCCGCGCACTGTGGCGCATGGCGCAGGGCTGGGACGAGTTCAAACCCGTGCATCTGCTCGGCATTTGGGTCCATGGCCCGGGCGTGATCCACTCTGCCCGGCCCGTGACAAAGTTGGAGGACATGCGCGGCCTCAGCCTGCGGGCACCGTCGCGGGCGGCCTCGATGTTGCTTGAGCGGCTGCGCGCGGCTCCGGTCGGTCTGCCCGCGCCGCAGATCATGGAGGCATTGTCCAAGGGCGTGATCGAGGGCGCCTTGCTGCCGTGGGAGGTCACCAGCAGCATCCGCGTCAGCGAAGTGGTCAAGAACCACACCGAGTTTCCCGACCGCGCGGTCTACACTGCCGTACTGATGCTGGCGATGAACGACGCCCGCTATCAAGCGCTGCCGCCCGACCTGCGCGCGGTGATTGATGCAGCCTCGGGCGAGGCGTTCAGCGTGGCCGCCGCCAAGGCGCAGCAGGATGCCGACGCCCCGCAGCGCGAGGCCGCGATCGCCGCTGGCGCGGTGGTCACCGTGCTGGACCCGGCCGAGGCCGCGCGCTGGGTCGAGGCGGGCGAAGGCGTGATTGCCGACTGGTCGGCCGCAGCGCGCGGCTTTGACGGGGCCGCCGCCGTCGCCGAGGCGCGCGCCGCCATCGACGCGGCCGCCACGGAGTAG
- a CDS encoding dipeptidase — MIPVFDGHNDFLQRLVEAPPEGRDDLWRKGNGTGNLDLARMQAGGFAGGFFAIWVPMSANADAEALTHFIPDPPFRLAPSPEIAHDVALPSAFAQAAALLALGRSGTLDVVRSAADIRAAMAAGRIAAIMHMEGAEAIADMDALHLWHAAGLRSLGPVWSRPTRYAHGVPFAFPSSPDTGDGLTAAGEDLVRECNALRIMLDLSHLNEKGVDDVARLSDAPLVASHSCAHAISPSSRNLTDRQLSVIAASGGLVGLNYAVNFLRPDGLRQPFAGFDPILRQLDHLLGILGENGVALGSDFDGALMPEALSGADGLPHLLEAMETHGYGRDLIERIAWRNWVDVLARTWGG, encoded by the coding sequence ATGATCCCGGTGTTCGACGGCCATAACGATTTTCTGCAAAGGCTGGTCGAAGCCCCGCCCGAGGGGCGGGACGATTTGTGGCGCAAGGGAAACGGAACGGGCAACCTGGACCTGGCGCGAATGCAGGCGGGCGGTTTCGCAGGCGGCTTTTTCGCGATCTGGGTACCGATGTCGGCCAATGCGGACGCTGAGGCGCTGACCCATTTCATCCCAGATCCGCCCTTCCGGCTGGCCCCCTCGCCCGAAATTGCCCATGACGTCGCTCTGCCCTCGGCCTTTGCCCAGGCAGCGGCGCTGCTGGCGCTGGGACGCAGCGGGACGCTGGACGTGGTCCGTTCGGCCGCCGACATCCGTGCCGCCATGGCCGCCGGACGGATCGCCGCGATCATGCACATGGAGGGGGCCGAGGCGATTGCCGACATGGACGCGCTGCATCTGTGGCACGCCGCTGGCCTGCGCTCGCTGGGGCCGGTGTGGTCGCGCCCGACCCGCTATGCCCATGGGGTGCCGTTTGCCTTCCCCTCCTCGCCCGATACCGGTGACGGGCTGACGGCTGCGGGCGAGGACCTGGTGAGGGAATGCAACGCGCTGCGGATCATGCTCGACCTCAGCCACTTAAATGAGAAGGGCGTGGACGACGTCGCCCGCCTGTCGGACGCACCGCTGGTCGCCAGCCATTCCTGCGCGCATGCGATCTCGCCCAGTTCGCGCAACCTGACCGACCGGCAGCTGTCGGTGATCGCAGCATCCGGCGGCCTCGTCGGGCTGAACTATGCGGTCAACTTCCTGCGCCCGGACGGCCTGCGTCAGCCTTTCGCGGGCTTTGACCCGATCCTGCGCCAGCTCGACCATCTGCTCGGCATCCTGGGCGAAAACGGCGTCGCCCTTGGCTCGGATTTCGATGGCGCGCTGATGCCCGAGGCGCTGTCGGGCGCGGACGGCCTGCCGCATCTGCTGGAGGCCATGGAGACCCATGGCTATGGCCGTGATCTGATCGAGCGCATCGCCTGGCGGAACTGGGTTGACGTGCTCGCCCGCACCTGGGGCGGCTGA
- a CDS encoding sigma-54-dependent transcriptional regulator has translation MTRPMKIAIVDDEPDMRESISQWLVLSGFDTETYGSAEDALRAIGTDWPGVVITDIKMPGMDGMAFLKRLMGVDSGLPVIMITGHGDVPMAVEAMRLGAMDFMEKPFNPDRMTELAKKATQARRMTLDNRALRRDLSEGQQVMSKLLGGSPAMERLREDILDLGQADGHVLIDGETGTGKTLVAHALHAVGPRASKKFVPISCAAYTEDALGPRLFGPVEEGLPAIEEARAGTLVLEDVEALSDGLQARLLAFIADQGVRAETRIIAISNARGEGRAIEDNLRPDLFYRLSALKITLPPLRQRGEDILTLFTRMTEQFAEEYGCEPPQVTAQEAAQLLQAPWPGNVRQLINVAERAVLQNRRGSGSIASLLMADGDESQEATTTEGKPLKEYVESFEKMLIDNTMRRHKGSIGAVMEELCLPRRTLNEKMAKYGLARGDYL, from the coding sequence ATGACACGCCCGATGAAGATCGCGATCGTCGACGACGAGCCTGACATGCGCGAGTCCATCAGCCAGTGGTTGGTGCTGTCGGGTTTTGACACCGAGACCTATGGCTCGGCCGAGGATGCCCTGAGGGCGATCGGTACCGACTGGCCGGGGGTGGTCATCACCGACATCAAGATGCCCGGCATGGACGGGATGGCCTTTCTCAAGCGGCTGATGGGGGTCGATTCCGGGCTGCCGGTCATCATGATCACCGGCCATGGCGACGTGCCCATGGCGGTCGAGGCGATGCGCCTTGGCGCCATGGACTTCATGGAAAAGCCGTTCAACCCCGACCGCATGACCGAACTGGCCAAGAAGGCGACGCAGGCGCGGCGCATGACGCTGGACAATCGCGCCCTGCGGCGCGACCTCAGCGAAGGCCAGCAGGTGATGTCCAAGCTCCTCGGCGGCTCGCCCGCGATGGAGCGGCTGCGCGAGGATATCCTGGATCTTGGCCAGGCCGATGGCCATGTGCTGATCGACGGCGAGACGGGTACCGGCAAGACCCTGGTGGCCCATGCTCTGCACGCAGTCGGCCCGCGTGCCAGCAAGAAATTCGTTCCGATCTCATGCGCCGCCTATACCGAGGACGCGCTGGGCCCGCGCCTTTTTGGCCCGGTCGAGGAAGGGCTGCCGGCAATTGAGGAGGCGCGGGCCGGCACGCTCGTCCTCGAGGATGTCGAGGCGCTGTCGGACGGCCTGCAGGCGCGGTTGCTGGCGTTCATTGCCGATCAGGGCGTGCGCGCCGAGACGCGGATCATCGCCATCTCGAATGCCCGCGGCGAGGGTCGCGCGATTGAGGACAACCTGCGGCCGGACCTGTTCTACCGTCTGTCCGCGCTGAAGATCACCCTGCCCCCGCTGCGCCAGCGCGGTGAGGACATCCTGACCCTGTTCACGCGCATGACCGAGCAGTTCGCCGAGGAATATGGCTGCGAGCCGCCCCAGGTGACGGCGCAGGAGGCGGCGCAACTGCTGCAGGCACCTTGGCCCGGCAACGTGCGACAGCTCATCAATGTGGCCGAGCGCGCCGTGCTGCAGAACCGCCGGGGCTCGGGCAGCATCGCCTCGTTGCTGATGGCCGACGGTGACGAGAGCCAGGAGGCGACGACTACCGAGGGCAAGCCGCTGAAGGAGTATGTCGAAAGCTTCGAGAAAATGCTGATCGACAACACCATGCGCCGCCACAAGGGCAGCATCGGCGCGGTGATGGAGGAGCTGTGCCTGCCGCGCCGGACGCTGAACGAGAAGATGGCGAAATACGGCCTCGCGCGCGGGGATTACCTGTAG
- a CDS encoding response regulator, giving the protein MLEADSAESALQLLAGTQRQIDVFVTDVVMPGMDGPSWVRSALRDRPATRVVFISGYTEDIFEDGRSPVQNSIFVQKPFTLAALCDAVATQYAERGLRQSPSAPTAQAVPADFGLPAY; this is encoded by the coding sequence GTGCTGGAGGCCGACAGTGCCGAATCGGCCCTGCAACTGCTTGCCGGCACCCAGCGCCAGATCGACGTGTTCGTGACCGACGTGGTGATGCCCGGCATGGACGGCCCCAGTTGGGTGCGCAGCGCGCTGCGCGACCGCCCGGCGACCCGGGTGGTTTTCATCTCGGGCTATACCGAGGACATCTTCGAGGATGGCCGCAGCCCGGTGCAGAACTCGATTTTCGTGCAAAAACCCTTCACGCTCGCGGCCCTGTGCGACGCGGTGGCGACGCAATATGCGGAACGCGGTCTGCGCCAATCGCCGAGCGCGCCGACAGCACAGGCGGTGCCCGCGGATTTCGGGTTGCCGGCCTACTGA